The following coding sequences are from one Mycolicibacterium aichiense window:
- a CDS encoding GAF domain-containing protein produces MLTLTVQKYGSTKKATAKANAPRILTDHLEAATRRAGDRFEMSAHILSADSKLPFGQIFRDGKPVASWGIS; encoded by the coding sequence ATGCTGACCCTCACGGTCCAGAAGTACGGCAGCACCAAGAAAGCCACGGCCAAGGCCAACGCTCCGCGCATCCTGACCGACCACCTCGAAGCGGCTACGCGCCGCGCTGGTGATCGGTTCGAGATGTCAGCACACATCCTGTCGGCTGACTCGAAGCTACCGTTCGGTCAGATCTTCCGTGACGGCAAACCCGTTGCAAGTTGGGGGATCTCGTGA
- a CDS encoding DUF7178 family protein, with protein MATALQLSHDEVLRLRAGVTLRTVTKRIMDVYRVASDADILAGKGWYDEARRVARELAEEAGISVTAAAAVIAHLSPRCPWERNISMAQELVRTGTTKGLYGNIAKARLAMIVDDPWSTFGDGPKTKAFAANIIGDDHAVTVDVWASRIAGINEQQLGRVGVYEAVAHAYRLAAKRVGITPAEMQAITWVVVRGSAN; from the coding sequence ATGGCTACCGCACTGCAGCTTTCACACGATGAGGTTCTGCGCCTCCGAGCAGGCGTGACGCTTCGCACCGTCACCAAGCGGATCATGGACGTCTACCGCGTAGCGTCCGACGCCGACATCCTGGCCGGGAAGGGATGGTACGACGAGGCGCGACGTGTCGCCCGTGAGCTTGCCGAAGAGGCAGGTATCAGCGTCACCGCTGCGGCGGCTGTCATCGCACACCTGAGTCCTCGTTGCCCGTGGGAACGCAACATCTCGATGGCTCAAGAGTTGGTCCGGACCGGGACCACCAAGGGGCTGTACGGCAACATCGCCAAGGCACGGCTGGCCATGATCGTGGACGATCCGTGGTCGACCTTCGGTGATGGTCCGAAGACGAAAGCGTTCGCGGCCAACATCATCGGTGACGACCACGCGGTGACCGTAGACGTGTGGGCCTCTCGCATCGCCGGGATCAACGAGCAGCAGCTCGGCCGCGTCGGGGTCTATGAAGCTGTCGCCCATGCCTATCGGCTCGCGGCGAAGCGAGTAGGCATCACCCCTGCAGAGATGCAGGCCATCACCTGGGTCGTAGTTCGCGGCTCTGCCAACTGA
- a CDS encoding HNH endonuclease, which translates to MAGHSLIRQSPDLLAAPGARLLLRGNATVSWYSSTRRQRLPPDWELKYRLPRLRHDRWLCQVKGPGCVRAATDVDHVKPGDDHSFDNLQSLCRICHGKKSSTEGVNRRRELKARRKRPQERHPGRR; encoded by the coding sequence ATGGCCGGTCATTCTCTGATCCGGCAATCGCCGGATCTTCTAGCCGCGCCTGGAGCGCGGCTTCTATTAAGGGGTAACGCAACCGTGAGCTGGTACAGCTCTACCCGCCGGCAGCGACTGCCGCCCGACTGGGAGCTGAAGTACCGCCTCCCGCGACTGAGGCACGACCGCTGGCTCTGCCAGGTGAAAGGTCCGGGCTGTGTTCGCGCCGCGACCGACGTCGACCACGTTAAGCCGGGTGACGACCACTCTTTCGACAACCTGCAATCGCTCTGCCGTATTTGTCACGGCAAGAAATCATCCACCGAAGGCGTAAATCGCCGTCGGGAACTCAAGGCCCGGAGGAAACGACCGCAAGAACGACACCCTGGGCGACGATAA
- a CDS encoding DUF7264 domain-containing protein, translating into MATIGIELDKESLVVTKGRDFTWAFDNIDAQGNPTPFPPGDLFFELETGGEHNCVQQVEILGAEDGIYTFSYDGAESEPIDFYNADQSPYDLTVDVRSALENIPAIGAGNVKVSRTGLNPVWHLNVKLTGHSQNEKQRLNVTNLLGWLGQQLGEGRMILSYRANDTDPIRFEADAPTIQAALEELPQLGKGNIVVTKVTGGVGTNFDIEYTGLLAARDVDLITVHAYKQDANDFFGGGLTGNLLTRFDTRTIQNGRRSVLDGRMMDTLTQKVMQFFEMFDNKLPIELEFDIKSNTEFTIICRSLKGYTEVDLVTFDVLFNGGMLKQFFENQTLLAGAVESVAVDQYWNHRYTVEFINKAGNRPHPLLVGNASALTNDITATPVTPEIRTEYIDLGRRATTLWDFDIEGSRATLKVESEEVDTIGNRTPWQLVFLPEGEPRGGFPVTRGNVTVQQ; encoded by the coding sequence ATGGCCACCATCGGCATCGAGCTTGACAAGGAAAGCCTGGTCGTCACCAAGGGCCGCGACTTCACCTGGGCCTTCGACAATATTGACGCTCAAGGCAATCCGACTCCCTTCCCGCCCGGAGACCTGTTCTTCGAGCTGGAGACCGGTGGAGAGCACAACTGCGTGCAGCAGGTCGAGATCCTCGGGGCCGAAGACGGCATCTACACCTTCAGCTACGACGGCGCTGAGTCCGAGCCGATCGACTTCTACAACGCGGACCAGTCCCCGTACGACCTGACGGTCGACGTGCGCTCCGCGCTCGAGAACATCCCGGCCATCGGCGCGGGCAACGTCAAGGTCTCCCGCACCGGCCTGAATCCGGTCTGGCACCTGAACGTCAAGCTGACCGGCCACAGCCAGAACGAGAAGCAGCGGCTGAACGTCACCAACCTGCTCGGCTGGCTCGGGCAGCAGCTCGGTGAAGGCCGCATGATCCTGTCCTACCGCGCCAACGACACCGACCCGATCCGATTCGAGGCAGACGCCCCGACGATCCAGGCCGCGCTCGAGGAACTCCCCCAGCTCGGCAAGGGCAACATCGTGGTCACGAAGGTCACCGGAGGTGTGGGCACCAACTTCGACATCGAGTACACCGGCCTCCTGGCCGCTCGGGACGTCGACCTGATCACCGTCCACGCGTACAAGCAGGACGCCAACGACTTCTTCGGCGGCGGTCTCACCGGAAACCTGCTGACCCGCTTCGACACCCGGACGATCCAGAACGGTCGCCGCTCCGTCCTCGACGGTCGGATGATGGACACGCTGACCCAGAAGGTGATGCAGTTCTTCGAGATGTTCGACAACAAGCTCCCGATCGAGCTTGAGTTCGACATCAAGAGCAACACGGAGTTCACCATCATCTGCCGGTCGCTCAAGGGTTACACCGAGGTGGACCTGGTCACGTTCGACGTGCTCTTCAACGGCGGGATGCTCAAGCAGTTCTTCGAGAACCAGACGCTCCTGGCCGGCGCGGTGGAGTCGGTGGCGGTCGACCAGTACTGGAACCACCGGTACACCGTGGAGTTCATCAACAAGGCGGGCAACCGACCGCACCCGCTGCTCGTCGGCAACGCATCGGCGCTCACCAACGACATCACCGCTACCCCGGTCACTCCGGAGATCCGCACTGAGTACATCGACCTCGGTCGACGTGCAACGACCCTGTGGGACTTCGACATCGAGGGTTCTCGAGCCACTCTCAAGGTAGAGAGCGAAGAGGTCGACACCATCGGCAACCGCACGCCGTGGCAGCTCGTCTTCCTCCCGGAAGGTGAGCCACGCGGAGGCTTCCCGGTCACCCGAGGGAATGTGACGGTGCAGCAGTGA
- a CDS encoding M15 family metallopeptidase → MARPDSENGWRPPWVGQDMLQWSEIPGAPGVSMQFLKGWPLAVMRAFAADYHAYIEPLYNADCCCYTPTNSVSTSNHLNGTAMDLRWNTHPFRKRGTFTPAQMATLRELLAFYEEIIYWGGDWTDPIDEMHFQMGYGTWNNPRVGDFILRKIRPDGFSTFRRGDTPTPAGTDPVWVLSKATGLSMARAKEILPAVSAGLKQADCTNAPRIAMWLAQIGHESGGFVYTEEIAKNGRYAPYIGRTWIQITWDYNYRAFSKWCYDRGLVPTPDYFVVNYRALADLEWAGVGAAWYWTVSRPQINAMSDARDLNGVTYAINGGYNGLSDRQTRYNLANTMGDLLLVLISQEDDDELADPEIQKMIRELHACWFNKTPSTSDLATPGEGAIWMLHQKVHNLDGMLHPIHAERRARAGDLGELHRIVLAARGLGVKTDPVTVRVYQNIVASIERDDKALLEAYIAAYPPNGTR, encoded by the coding sequence ATGGCCCGCCCCGACTCCGAGAACGGCTGGCGGCCACCGTGGGTCGGACAGGACATGCTCCAGTGGTCGGAAATCCCTGGGGCACCTGGCGTTTCGATGCAGTTCCTCAAGGGCTGGCCGCTCGCGGTCATGCGCGCCTTCGCAGCGGACTACCACGCCTACATCGAGCCGCTGTACAACGCTGACTGCTGCTGCTACACCCCGACGAACTCTGTCTCCACGTCGAACCACCTCAACGGTACGGCGATGGACCTCCGGTGGAACACCCACCCGTTCCGCAAGCGCGGCACGTTCACTCCCGCCCAGATGGCAACTCTCCGCGAGCTTCTCGCGTTCTATGAGGAGATCATCTACTGGGGCGGCGACTGGACCGACCCGATCGATGAGATGCACTTCCAGATGGGCTACGGCACCTGGAACAACCCGCGTGTCGGAGACTTCATCCTCCGCAAGATCCGGCCCGACGGCTTCTCGACGTTCAGGCGCGGTGACACGCCGACGCCGGCCGGTACCGATCCGGTCTGGGTGCTCTCGAAGGCCACCGGCCTCTCGATGGCTCGCGCCAAGGAGATCCTGCCAGCCGTCAGCGCTGGCCTGAAGCAGGCTGACTGCACCAACGCCCCTCGCATCGCGATGTGGCTGGCCCAGATCGGCCACGAGTCAGGTGGGTTCGTCTACACCGAGGAGATCGCCAAGAACGGGCGCTACGCGCCGTACATCGGTCGGACGTGGATCCAGATCACCTGGGACTACAACTACCGGGCGTTCTCGAAGTGGTGCTACGACCGAGGGCTGGTGCCGACTCCGGACTACTTCGTCGTGAACTACCGCGCTCTGGCCGACCTCGAGTGGGCTGGCGTCGGAGCGGCTTGGTACTGGACGGTGTCCCGCCCGCAGATCAACGCAATGTCGGACGCACGCGACCTCAACGGGGTCACGTACGCCATCAACGGCGGCTACAACGGCCTGTCCGACAGGCAGACCCGATACAACCTCGCGAACACGATGGGCGACCTGCTCTTGGTGCTCATCTCACAGGAAGACGACGACGAATTGGCTGATCCAGAGATCCAGAAGATGATCCGGGAGCTGCACGCCTGCTGGTTCAACAAGACCCCATCGACCAGCGACCTGGCCACGCCCGGAGAGGGCGCGATCTGGATGCTGCACCAGAAGGTACACAACCTCGACGGCATGCTCCACCCGATCCACGCTGAACGGCGTGCTCGCGCAGGCGATCTCGGTGAGCTGCACCGAATCGTGCTGGCCGCTCGCGGCCTGGGCGTGAAGACCGACCCGGTCACAGTCCGGGTCTATCAGAACATCGTCGCCTCCATCGAGCGTGACGACAAGGCCCTACTCGAGGCGTACATCGCCGCCTACCCACCGAACGGAACCAGATGA
- a CDS encoding phage portal protein, with translation MTAPLPGQEEVVNPEDARDEMISAFEDHAKDLKTNTSYYEAERRPEAIGVTVPREMQSLLAHVGYPRLYVDSIAERQSVEGFRIGGADEADEELWDWWQANNLDIEAPLGYTDAYVHGRSYITLSMPDPQIDLGWDPKIPLIRIEPPTRMYAKIDPRVGKVSQAIRVAYDEEGNEIQAATLYTLNDTFGWFKADNEWQPWFQVTHGLQAVPVVPLPNRTRLSDLYGTSEITPELRSMTDAAGRILMLMQATAELMGVPQRLIFGVKPEEIGVDPITGQTLFDAYIARILAFEDGDGKIQQFSAAELANFTLALDSIAKQVASYTGLPPQYLSTSSENPPSADAIRATENRLIKKVERKNMIFGGALEEAMRLAYRMVHGGEVPPDMLRMETVWRDPSTPTYAAKADAAAKLYGNGQGVIPRERARIDMGYSPKEREEMRVWDEQEAAMGLGLMGTMYSEDGGDTGVQGKTGPNGLEAKPVDAKVVSKDDKETA, from the coding sequence ATGACAGCCCCGCTGCCCGGACAGGAAGAGGTCGTCAATCCCGAAGATGCCCGAGACGAGATGATCTCGGCCTTCGAGGACCACGCCAAGGACCTCAAGACCAACACCAGCTACTACGAAGCAGAGCGCCGGCCCGAGGCCATCGGCGTCACGGTCCCGCGTGAGATGCAGTCGCTGCTCGCCCACGTTGGCTACCCGCGCCTGTACGTCGACTCCATCGCGGAGCGGCAGTCGGTCGAGGGGTTCCGCATCGGCGGCGCTGACGAGGCCGACGAGGAGCTGTGGGACTGGTGGCAAGCCAACAACCTCGACATCGAGGCCCCACTTGGCTACACCGACGCCTACGTCCACGGACGCTCGTACATCACGCTGTCCATGCCAGACCCGCAGATCGACCTCGGATGGGATCCCAAGATCCCGCTCATCCGGATCGAGCCTCCGACACGCATGTACGCCAAGATCGATCCCCGCGTGGGCAAGGTCTCCCAGGCCATTCGAGTCGCTTACGACGAGGAGGGCAATGAGATCCAGGCAGCCACGCTCTACACCCTGAACGACACCTTCGGGTGGTTCAAGGCCGACAACGAGTGGCAGCCCTGGTTCCAGGTCACCCACGGTCTACAGGCCGTCCCGGTGGTACCCCTGCCGAACCGGACCCGGCTCTCGGATCTGTACGGCACCAGCGAGATCACCCCGGAGCTTCGGTCGATGACCGACGCAGCCGGTCGGATCCTGATGCTGATGCAGGCGACCGCCGAGCTGATGGGTGTTCCGCAGCGGCTGATCTTCGGTGTGAAGCCTGAAGAGATCGGCGTGGACCCGATCACCGGCCAGACCCTGTTCGACGCCTACATCGCCCGCATCCTCGCGTTCGAGGACGGCGACGGCAAGATCCAGCAGTTCTCGGCTGCCGAGCTGGCGAACTTCACGCTGGCCCTCGATTCGATCGCCAAGCAGGTCGCCTCGTACACAGGGCTTCCCCCGCAGTACCTCAGCACCTCCTCGGAGAATCCTCCCTCTGCCGACGCCATCCGGGCGACGGAGAACCGGCTCATCAAGAAGGTCGAGCGGAAGAACATGATCTTCGGCGGCGCTCTGGAAGAGGCAATGCGCCTGGCGTACAGGATGGTTCACGGCGGTGAGGTTCCCCCGGACATGCTCCGCATGGAGACGGTCTGGCGCGACCCGTCGACTCCGACGTACGCGGCCAAGGCCGACGCAGCGGCCAAGCTCTACGGCAACGGCCAGGGAGTCATCCCGCGTGAGCGGGCTCGAATCGACATGGGCTACTCCCCCAAGGAGCGCGAAGAGATGCGCGTCTGGGACGAGCAGGAAGCGGCTATGGGCCTGGGCCTCATGGGCACCATGTACTCCGAGGACGGCGGCGATACCGGCGTCCAGGGCAAGACAGGACCCAACGGTCTGGAAGCCAAACCGGTTGACGCCAAGGTCGTTTCGAAGGACGACAAGGAGACCGCGTGA
- a CDS encoding head assembly protein: MSEAAAETPAGTPAPEATDKPLEPTPKVYDEAYVKELRQEAAKHRTDKNAAVEAAVKAANEAHAAELAARDVAYTELQNELGNAWIELEKLQTALSLKVPSDKVLAFTSILKGEDKDSITESAKSAFELAGGFKTTSPAFDPSQGKGGKPPLALNGDGILNAMMELINK; the protein is encoded by the coding sequence ATGTCCGAAGCCGCAGCAGAAACTCCCGCAGGCACCCCGGCCCCGGAGGCCACCGACAAGCCGCTGGAGCCGACGCCCAAGGTCTACGACGAGGCGTACGTCAAGGAGCTTCGCCAGGAAGCCGCCAAGCACCGCACCGACAAGAACGCTGCGGTCGAGGCAGCCGTGAAGGCAGCCAACGAGGCTCACGCGGCCGAGCTGGCAGCACGCGACGTCGCCTACACCGAACTGCAGAACGAGCTGGGCAACGCGTGGATCGAGCTGGAGAAGCTCCAGACCGCTCTCTCGCTGAAGGTCCCCAGCGACAAGGTTCTCGCGTTCACCTCCATCCTCAAGGGCGAAGACAAGGACTCGATCACTGAGTCCGCGAAGTCTGCCTTCGAGCTGGCCGGTGGATTCAAGACCACCAGTCCTGCATTCGACCCATCCCAGGGCAAGGGTGGCAAGCCGCCTCTCGCGCTCAACGGCGACGGGATTCTCAACGCGATGATGGAACTCATCAACAAGTAA
- a CDS encoding phage major capsid protein: MAAGKDFEVDHSQIAQTGDTMFKGYLEPEMAKDYFAEAEKRSIVQQFAQQVPMGTTGQKIPHWTGDVTAEWIGEGDMKPITKGDMTSQTIAPHKIATIFVASAETVRANPANYLGTMRTKVGTAFATKFDAAAISGAGSPFPTFINQTTKAVSLVDKGTANDQTVYDAVAVRGLQLLVDDDKKWTHTLLDDKVEPILNGAKDQNGRPLFIESTYGEAASPFRSGRIVSRPTILSDHVAIDVPGGAGTEDDYRILGFQGDFSQIIWGQVGGLSFDVTDQATLNLGTPTQPNFVSLWQHNLVAVRVEAEYGLHVNDPQAFVRLTDQVPA, translated from the coding sequence ATGGCCGCAGGCAAGGACTTCGAGGTCGACCACTCTCAGATCGCCCAGACCGGCGACACCATGTTCAAGGGCTACCTCGAGCCCGAGATGGCGAAGGACTACTTCGCCGAGGCTGAGAAGCGCTCGATCGTTCAGCAGTTCGCTCAGCAGGTGCCGATGGGCACCACGGGTCAGAAGATCCCCCACTGGACCGGCGACGTGACCGCTGAGTGGATCGGTGAAGGCGACATGAAGCCGATCACCAAGGGCGACATGACTTCCCAGACCATCGCTCCCCACAAGATCGCGACGATCTTCGTGGCGTCTGCGGAAACCGTCCGTGCGAACCCCGCCAACTACCTGGGCACCATGCGTACCAAGGTGGGCACCGCGTTCGCGACCAAGTTCGACGCCGCCGCCATCAGCGGTGCGGGCAGCCCGTTCCCGACCTTCATCAACCAGACGACCAAGGCCGTCTCGCTGGTGGACAAGGGCACTGCCAACGACCAGACCGTGTACGACGCGGTGGCCGTCCGGGGCCTGCAGCTCCTGGTGGACGACGACAAGAAGTGGACCCACACGCTTCTGGACGACAAGGTCGAGCCGATCCTCAACGGCGCGAAGGACCAGAACGGTCGTCCGCTGTTCATCGAGTCGACCTACGGCGAAGCGGCCAGCCCGTTCCGCAGCGGTCGTATCGTGTCGCGCCCGACCATCCTGAGCGACCACGTCGCGATCGATGTTCCGGGTGGCGCTGGCACCGAAGACGACTACCGCATCCTGGGCTTCCAGGGCGACTTCTCCCAGATCATCTGGGGCCAGGTCGGCGGTCTGTCCTTCGACGTCACCGACCAGGCGACCCTGAACCTGGGTACGCCGACGCAGCCGAACTTCGTGTCGCTGTGGCAGCACAACCTCGTCGCAGTCCGTGTCGAGGCTGAGTACGGCCTGCATGTGAACGACCCCCAGGCGTTCGTTCGCCTGACCGACCAGGTCCCCGCCTGA
- a CDS encoding Gp19/Gp15/Gp42 family protein, whose product MSYATSNDVVVLWAKEPEPEVMALIERRLEQVERMIKRRIPDLATKVEESETFKADLIDIEADAVLRLVRNPEGYMSETDGSYMYQLRTDLASGKLEILAEEWQILGVNRLSRMSVIAPEIVLPT is encoded by the coding sequence ATGTCCTACGCAACATCGAACGACGTTGTGGTCCTGTGGGCCAAGGAGCCTGAGCCCGAAGTGATGGCCCTGATCGAGCGACGACTCGAGCAGGTAGAGCGCATGATCAAGAGGCGCATTCCGGACCTGGCCACCAAGGTCGAAGAGTCCGAGACGTTCAAGGCCGATCTGATCGACATCGAAGCTGATGCTGTTCTGCGCCTTGTGCGTAACCCCGAGGGCTACATGTCGGAGACCGACGGCTCGTACATGTACCAGCTCCGGACGGACCTCGCCAGCGGCAAGCTGGAGATCCTGGCCGAAGAGTGGCAGATCCTCGGAGTCAACCGGCTGTCCCGAATGTCGGTGATTGCCCCCGAGATTGTGCTGCCGACATGA
- a CDS encoding DUF5403 family protein, whose protein sequence is MAKVYAIANEAAARHVDTKRGVRRVNRDVSGRARSFLAQANKTTRVTPKGYFPAEIESTEHDVDCFTTLHAPNAMALEFGHDPSGWFAGTDTKPPDPEYILTRAAYGGHTM, encoded by the coding sequence ATGGCCAAGGTTTATGCCATCGCCAACGAGGCCGCAGCGCGGCACGTCGACACCAAACGTGGTGTGCGACGGGTTAATCGGGATGTGTCAGGTCGAGCCAGGTCGTTCCTGGCGCAGGCCAACAAGACGACTCGCGTCACGCCGAAGGGCTACTTCCCTGCCGAGATCGAGTCGACTGAGCACGACGTGGACTGCTTCACAACGCTGCACGCTCCCAACGCGATGGCGCTGGAGTTCGGCCACGATCCTTCCGGCTGGTTCGCAGGAACCGACACGAAACCCCCTGACCCCGAATACATCCTGACCCGAGCCGCCTACGGCGGTCACACCATGTAG
- a CDS encoding phage tail protein encodes MAENDDAVLTAAVGYVYVAPVGTAAPTPAQLKTINLKDPSTWTGATGWASVGHTSRGTLPEFGFEGGDTEMKGSWQKKKLREIATDDPIDFLTIVLHQFDEDALSLYYGPNASETPGVFGVKTGQVNEKAVFVVIEDEDLRLGHHAHKSSVKRDDSIELPIDDLAALPVRFTYLDHEDELPFSWINEDLFNVPDAG; translated from the coding sequence ATGGCCGAAAACGACGATGCAGTTTTGACCGCTGCGGTCGGCTACGTGTACGTCGCCCCCGTGGGCACCGCTGCACCGACCCCGGCTCAGCTCAAGACGATCAACCTGAAGGACCCGAGCACCTGGACCGGCGCGACCGGCTGGGCGAGCGTCGGCCACACCAGCCGAGGCACCCTGCCTGAGTTCGGCTTCGAGGGCGGCGATACCGAGATGAAGGGCTCGTGGCAGAAGAAGAAGCTGCGCGAGATCGCCACCGACGATCCGATCGACTTCCTGACGATCGTGCTGCACCAGTTCGATGAGGACGCGCTGTCGCTGTACTACGGCCCCAACGCCTCCGAGACCCCCGGTGTGTTCGGTGTGAAGACCGGCCAGGTCAACGAGAAGGCTGTCTTCGTCGTCATCGAAGACGAGGATCTGCGCCTGGGCCATCACGCCCACAAGTCCAGCGTGAAGCGCGACGACTCGATCGAACTGCCGATCGATGACCTCGCTGCGCTGCCGGTGCGATTCACCTACCTGGATCACGAGGACGAGCTTCCGTTCTCGTGGATCAACGAGGATCTGTTCAACGTCCCGGACGCTGGCTGA
- a CDS encoding phage tail assembly protein produces the protein MTNTVDLDAIRAEARKKYQPVVIALGDDVTAELKPVLRMPKKDREAVLAAIREISDLDDLNEDDEDDDELIDEYANEACSIIARALRLICTSPRRLLSELDKEEDPRIRAELYTTVLQVWARETQLGEAASSPA, from the coding sequence ATGACAAACACTGTCGATCTCGACGCCATCCGCGCCGAGGCACGCAAGAAGTACCAGCCGGTCGTGATCGCTCTCGGAGACGATGTCACCGCCGAGCTGAAGCCCGTACTCCGGATGCCGAAGAAGGACCGTGAAGCGGTTCTGGCTGCCATCCGCGAGATCTCGGACCTGGATGACCTGAACGAGGATGACGAGGACGACGACGAGCTGATCGATGAGTACGCCAACGAGGCGTGCAGCATCATCGCCAGGGCTCTCCGCTTGATCTGCACGTCGCCGCGACGGCTCCTGTCCGAGCTGGACAAGGAAGAGGATCCCCGGATCCGCGCTGAGCTGTACACCACGGTTCTGCAGGTCTGGGCACGGGAGACGCAACTGGGGGAAGCCGCGTCCTCGCCGGCCTGA